A single window of Sphingobacteriales bacterium DNA harbors:
- a CDS encoding glycerol-3-phosphate dehydrogenase/oxidase: MKFSAKNRAQYIQQLKNDTFDLVVIGGGITGAGIALDAITRGLKVALIEKQDFAFGTSSRSTKLIHGGLRYLKQLEFGIVMEVGRERTILYNNAPHIVLPEKMLLPIIKKGSLGKSSTSLGLFVYDTLAGVKRKERRYMLNAKQTLTQQPLLNNDILLGGGMYVEYRSDDARLTIEVLKSAIEKGALAVNYVQSNGFKLNSNKQISEVMVSDTLTDELFNIKTKKVINAAGPWVDNLRKVDKSLKGKRLHLTKGVHLVVPKERIPIQHSTYFDVQDGRMIFAIPRGEIVYLGTTDTNYNADTNYPFADKKDVQYILDATNYMFPSINLTTEDVISTWAGLRPLIHEDGKSPSDLSRKDEIFISDTNLISIAGGKLTGFRKMAQRAVNVVCRQLKQEENRKFNACSTAKIQLSGGNLENKSLKEYARNLQTQYKSFDVDDVLALVEKYGSNTTIVLNYAKEKFNGDTLLAEAYYCMHHELTNSIGDFFIRRTGRVYFDRNSLAENIDKIHSFFIEELGHDKATANLFLDEFKKEYEGVVSFRN; the protein is encoded by the coding sequence ATGAAATTTTCTGCAAAAAATAGAGCGCAATACATCCAACAATTAAAAAATGACACTTTTGATTTAGTAGTAATTGGTGGTGGAATTACTGGCGCAGGCATTGCTTTAGATGCAATTACTCGTGGACTAAAAGTTGCTCTTATTGAAAAACAAGATTTTGCTTTTGGCACAAGCTCACGTTCTACAAAATTGATACATGGTGGACTACGTTATCTAAAACAATTAGAATTTGGTATTGTAATGGAAGTTGGTAGAGAACGCACCATCTTATACAACAATGCACCACATATTGTATTACCAGAAAAAATGCTTTTACCAATTATCAAAAAAGGTTCTTTAGGAAAAAGTAGTACATCACTTGGTTTGTTTGTATATGATACACTAGCTGGCGTAAAAAGAAAAGAAAGAAGGTACATGCTTAATGCCAAACAAACACTAACACAACAACCATTATTAAACAATGATATACTTTTAGGTGGCGGAATGTATGTAGAATATAGAAGTGATGATGCAAGATTGACTATTGAAGTATTGAAATCTGCAATAGAGAAAGGTGCACTGGCTGTAAACTATGTACAAAGTAATGGTTTTAAGCTCAACTCAAATAAACAAATTAGTGAAGTAATGGTATCTGATACTTTAACAGATGAGCTATTCAATATAAAAACTAAAAAAGTAATAAACGCAGCTGGACCTTGGGTAGATAATCTTAGAAAAGTTGACAAATCATTAAAAGGAAAAAGATTACATCTTACCAAAGGTGTGCATCTAGTTGTCCCAAAAGAAAGAATTCCTATACAACATTCTACCTATTTTGATGTGCAAGATGGTAGAATGATATTTGCGATTCCAAGAGGCGAAATTGTATATCTTGGTACTACAGACACAAATTATAATGCAGATACAAACTATCCATTTGCCGATAAAAAAGATGTGCAATATATTTTAGATGCTACAAACTATATGTTTCCATCTATCAACTTAACAACTGAAGATGTAATTTCTACTTGGGCTGGATTAAGACCATTAATTCATGAAGATGGAAAATCGCCATCTGACTTATCAAGAAAAGATGAAATTTTTATTTCTGATACAAATTTAATTTCAATTGCTGGTGGTAAACTAACAGGATTTAGAAAGATGGCACAACGCGCAGTTAATGTAGTTTGCAGACAATTGAAACAAGAAGAAAATAGAAAATTCAATGCATGTAGCACAGCAAAAATTCAACTTTCTGGTGGTAATTTAGAAAACAAATCACTAAAAGAATATGCCAGAAATCTTCAAACACAATACAAATCATTTGATGTAGATGACGTACTTGCATTGGTAGAAAAATATGGTAGCAATACAACAATTGTGCTTAATTATGCTAAGGAAAAATTTAATGGTGATACATTACTAGCTGAAGCTTATTATTGTATGCACCACGAGCTAACAAACTCTATTGGTGATTTCTTTATTAGAAGAACTGGAAGAGTATATTTTGATAGGAATTCATTGGCTGAAAATATTGACAAAATACATAGTTTTTTCATAGAAGAACTTGGACATGACAAAGCAACTGCAAACTTATTCTTAGATGAATTTAAAAAAGAATATGAAGGAGTAGTAAGTTTCAGAAATTAG
- a CDS encoding DUF2804 family protein has protein sequence MKISAAQKQLIQNGKPLPFGVYDGLIEDVSTAAIDKSDLLYFKRRTERKTWIFFGYYSKEIICGIAIADAGATSLAFSYIFIPDENIFIEDKITIPFGFSNDFDPNLNSTWKLKNYSITTNGDTIEYKTVNSKFELTATCTNNNKNGFSVVATSDAKRPFNFTYKNLCIPTSVTIKYNNKVYKGEGNFGSIDFTKGYPPRETTWNWLSFIGTTESGKEIASNIVDQFNDNLENVLFINGEKHLLSNAKFDYKKPLDKNNWNIKTADNILDLTLFPNGKRTENLNFVVMKSLFTQVFGKIEGTVQINNQTEKFTAYGVTEEHFALW, from the coding sequence ATGAAAATTTCTGCAGCACAAAAACAATTAATTCAAAATGGCAAACCACTTCCATTTGGTGTTTATGATGGATTGATTGAAGATGTAAGTACAGCAGCAATTGATAAAAGTGATTTACTCTACTTTAAACGTAGAACTGAGCGTAAAACATGGATTTTCTTTGGGTATTATTCAAAAGAAATTATTTGTGGCATTGCCATTGCTGATGCTGGTGCTACATCATTAGCATTTTCATATATTTTTATTCCAGATGAAAATATTTTCATTGAAGATAAAATAACTATTCCATTTGGTTTTTCTAATGACTTTGATCCAAACCTAAACTCTACATGGAAACTTAAAAACTACAGTATTACTACCAATGGCGATACCATAGAGTACAAAACTGTAAATTCAAAATTTGAGCTGACTGCAACTTGCACCAACAATAACAAAAATGGTTTTAGTGTTGTAGCAACATCAGATGCAAAACGACCATTTAATTTTACTTATAAAAATTTATGCATACCAACATCGGTAACTATAAAATACAACAACAAAGTATACAAAGGCGAAGGAAATTTTGGTAGTATAGATTTTACAAAAGGATATCCACCACGCGAAACAACTTGGAATTGGCTTTCTTTTATTGGAACAACAGAAAGTGGCAAAGAAATAGCATCAAACATTGTAGACCAATTCAATGATAATTTAGAAAATGTTTTATTTATTAATGGAGAAAAACATTTATTATCTAATGCAAAATTTGATTACAAAAAACCATTAGATAAAAACAATTGGAATATAAAAACAGCAGACAATATTTTAGACTTAACATTATTTCCAAATGGAAAAAGAACTGAAAATCTAAATTTTGTTGTTATGAAAAGTTTGTTCACGCAAGTATTTGGAAAAATAGAAGGCACAGTACAAATCAATAATCAAACAGAAAAATTCACAGCTTACGGCGTTACAGAAGAACATTTCGCACTTTGGTAA
- a CDS encoding HAD hydrolase family protein — MQIESNNYLQRLKNINTFIFDVDGVLTNGVLIATDNGELWRLFNAKDGYALKAALQKKYNLCIITGGTSIGVYERFRKLGFKHIYYKIDDKLPVLEKFLEEQGLSAANTLYIGDDLPDYEAMQHCAVKCCPKDAATEIKQLADYICNNKGGEGCVREIIELVLKSQDNWFKIA, encoded by the coding sequence ATGCAAATAGAATCTAACAATTACTTACAACGACTAAAAAACATTAATACATTTATTTTTGATGTTGATGGTGTTTTGACAAATGGTGTTTTGATAGCAACAGACAATGGCGAATTGTGGCGTTTATTTAATGCAAAAGATGGTTATGCTCTAAAAGCTGCCTTGCAAAAAAAATACAACTTATGCATCATTACTGGTGGCACTTCTATTGGTGTGTATGAAAGATTTAGAAAACTTGGCTTCAAACATATCTATTATAAAATTGATGACAAGCTTCCAGTACTTGAGAAGTTTTTAGAAGAACAAGGTCTGAGTGCAGCAAACACATTATACATTGGTGATGATTTGCCAGACTACGAAGCGATGCAACATTGTGCTGTGAAATGCTGTCCGAAAGATGCTGCGACAGAAATAAAACAACTTGCAGACTACATTTGCAACAATAAAGGTGGCGAAGGTTGCGTTAGAGAAATTATAGAATTAGTATTAAAATCACAAGACAACTGGTTTAAAATAGCATAG
- a CDS encoding UbiA family prenyltransferase, with product MKEYIKIIRPINLLFILLILILFRYAFVVPKFYEVYDFIPALNTFEYILLILITLLTAASGYVINDIYDSDIDTINKPNKVIIEKTISVDNAYNFYKLLCLVATILTITLAVLSKDLKLATLPIIILVALNFYAQYFKKQFFIGNFIIAIFAAFVLLLPALYESSTFNDDQIITQIQSGIFAAGLCYAIFAFLTTLLREIVKGMQDIEGDLQYGCKSVPIKLGIIKTKIINTFIILITIIYCISFALYFQNIKINYVVKFVYILLISPLVILLIINWWAKSKKQYAIYSNAIKIYMLIGICTMFYFIYTSGTGSYIFVQYLSFLNNILN from the coding sequence ATGAAAGAATACATTAAAATCATAAGACCTATAAATTTATTATTTATTCTACTAATTTTAATTTTATTTAGATATGCATTTGTGGTGCCAAAATTTTATGAAGTTTATGATTTCATTCCTGCACTCAATACTTTTGAATATATACTTTTAATACTAATAACATTACTTACAGCTGCTAGTGGCTATGTCATCAATGATATTTATGACTCTGACATTGACACTATCAACAAGCCAAATAAAGTAATTATTGAAAAAACAATTAGTGTAGACAATGCATATAATTTTTATAAATTATTATGTCTTGTAGCAACAATACTTACAATAACATTAGCTGTACTTTCCAAAGATCTAAAACTTGCTACATTGCCAATTATCATTTTAGTTGCCTTAAATTTTTATGCACAATATTTCAAAAAGCAATTTTTTATTGGCAATTTTATCATTGCTATTTTTGCTGCGTTTGTACTATTATTGCCTGCGCTTTACGAAAGTAGTACATTCAACGATGACCAAATCATTACTCAAATACAGAGTGGTATTTTTGCGGCTGGATTATGCTATGCTATATTTGCTTTTCTAACTACGCTCCTACGAGAAATTGTAAAAGGCATGCAAGACATAGAAGGTGACTTGCAATATGGATGCAAATCTGTTCCAATTAAATTGGGCATTATAAAAACAAAAATCATCAATACATTTATCATTCTAATTACAATTATCTATTGCATTTCATTTGCATTGTATTTTCAAAACATAAAAATTAATTATGTTGTAAAATTCGTTTACATCTTATTAATTTCTCCATTAGTGATTTTACTTATCATAAATTGGTGGGCAAAATCAAAAAAGCAATATGCTATATATAGCAATGCTATAAAAATATATATGCTAATAGGAATCTGCACCATGTTTTATTTTATATACACATCAGGCACTGGTTCATATATATTTGTACAATATTTAAGTTTTTTAAATAATATATTAAATTGA
- the maf gene encoding septum formation protein Maf — translation MKTKIILGSQSPRRLEILEDAGFEVEIIKPKVAESFPSSLELREIPVYLSKLKMYDINSFLGNDDEFIITADTLIIFNNRLVGKPKNIDHAIKLLTHLNNNTHEVITGVTIRKSNKQVSFLETTKVYFKNLKESEILHFVQNNEVLDKAGAYNIQEYIGVEKFEGDYTNVVGLPIKKVISTIENWYN, via the coding sequence TTGAAAACAAAGATTATACTTGGTTCACAATCTCCACGTAGATTAGAAATACTAGAAGACGCAGGATTTGAAGTAGAAATTATTAAACCAAAAGTTGCTGAATCATTTCCATCTTCATTAGAATTAAGAGAAATTCCAGTGTATTTATCAAAGCTTAAAATGTATGACATCAATAGCTTTTTAGGCAATGATGATGAGTTTATTATTACTGCAGATACCTTAATCATATTTAATAATAGATTGGTAGGAAAACCTAAGAACATAGACCATGCTATTAAATTACTTACACACCTAAACAACAATACACACGAAGTAATAACTGGCGTTACAATTAGAAAAAGCAATAAACAAGTATCTTTTTTAGAAACTACTAAAGTTTACTTTAAGAATTTAAAAGAATCTGAGATATTGCATTTTGTACAAAATAATGAAGTTTTGGATAAAGCAGGTGCTTACAATATTCAAGAATATATTGGTGTAGAAAAATTTGAAGGCGACTATACAAATGTAGTTGGGTTACCTATTAAGAAAGTTATTTCTACAATTGAAAATTGGTACAACTAA
- a CDS encoding FAD-dependent oxidoreductase: MHNPIDVIVIGGGFTGLSATYYLQKCGLSAKLFDVSSRIGGRAKTDIVNGFVLDRGTHFYHHSTTELSKIININTLGLKNIYPGYLFRYQNDFLLYSNPLFKANDLFSTLFANNTSMKDKLKLFGFNMKLKTFSYSTITKQKDISTYQYFKNIGFTNQTIDSIIRPVVSSTIFDRNLQSSSKLSLLYLKSLFNDHVALPENGIGSIAETIAKQLQPASICLKSKVKRITKDGVEFTNGNILKAKAVIIATNAIDAKNIFPNVQISTESTHVSTLYFESDRAPASKPILMVNANNEGLVNHVFVPTTLHESYAPKGKHLIAVNIIKEHDLDDDELVAEAMLELTSWYGLQVKDWNHIKTYHIKYAMPFKPILDDVKFTMQCRR, translated from the coding sequence ATGCATAACCCAATAGATGTCATTGTAATTGGTGGAGGTTTTACCGGACTTTCTGCAACATACTATTTGCAAAAATGTGGCTTGTCTGCAAAACTGTTTGATGTATCTAGTAGAATTGGTGGAAGAGCAAAAACAGATATTGTTAATGGTTTTGTGTTGGATAGAGGCACGCATTTTTACCATCATTCAACAACAGAATTATCAAAGATTATCAATATAAATACTTTGGGTTTAAAAAACATTTACCCAGGATATTTGTTCAGATACCAAAACGATTTTTTACTATACTCAAATCCATTGTTTAAGGCAAATGATTTGTTCTCTACGCTTTTTGCAAACAATACATCAATGAAAGATAAGCTGAAGTTATTTGGTTTTAATATGAAACTAAAAACATTCTCTTACTCTACTATTACCAAACAAAAAGATATATCTACATACCAATATTTTAAGAATATTGGATTTACTAATCAAACAATAGATTCCATTATTCGTCCTGTTGTGTCTTCAACTATTTTTGACAGGAATTTACAATCATCTTCAAAGCTATCATTGCTATATCTAAAATCATTATTTAATGACCATGTAGCGCTACCAGAAAATGGCATTGGAAGCATTGCAGAAACCATTGCCAAACAACTACAACCAGCATCTATTTGTTTAAAATCTAAAGTAAAAAGAATTACAAAAGATGGTGTTGAGTTTACAAATGGAAATATACTGAAAGCAAAAGCAGTTATTATTGCAACTAATGCCATTGACGCAAAAAATATATTCCCAAATGTACAAATAAGTACAGAAAGCACACATGTAAGTACTTTGTATTTTGAGTCTGATAGAGCACCAGCATCAAAACCAATTTTGATGGTTAATGCAAATAACGAAGGTCTGGTTAATCATGTATTTGTGCCAACTACACTTCATGAAAGCTATGCACCAAAAGGTAAGCATTTAATTGCTGTAAATATTATAAAAGAGCACGATTTAGATGATGATGAACTTGTAGCAGAAGCCATGTTAGAATTAACAAGTTGGTATGGTCTTCAAGTAAAAGATTGGAATCATATTAAAACATATCATATAAAATATGCTATGCCATTTAAGCCAATTTTAGATGATGTGAAATTTACAATGCAATGTAGAAGATAA